One genomic region from Campylobacter concisus encodes:
- a CDS encoding DNA-processing protein DprA — protein sequence MRLDFIPEPLNRLKNPPKQLNFIGDTSLLSLPKIAVVGSRKASVYTKECVTALCAALKSANVCVVSGGAIGVDIAAHKAAMPRTIGIFASGLDTIYPSQNKAAINEIYTKALALSEYDEGEPPLAYRFLERNRIVVGLCEALVVAQADLKSGSMQSARLANELKIPVYVLPQRMGESDGTNFLLANKKAELIDDYHKFASLFGEIKEQEKTSDEILEFCENGVSLDEVLAKFGDIIYEYELEGLVEISNLRVKSLL from the coding sequence ATGAGACTTGACTTTATCCCAGAGCCGTTAAATAGACTAAAAAATCCACCAAAACAGCTAAATTTTATCGGAGATACTTCACTTTTATCTTTGCCAAAGATCGCAGTTGTTGGCTCAAGAAAGGCAAGTGTTTATACAAAAGAGTGCGTCACAGCACTTTGCGCAGCACTAAAAAGTGCAAATGTCTGTGTGGTAAGTGGTGGAGCAATCGGCGTTGATATCGCAGCTCATAAAGCTGCTATGCCACGAACGATTGGCATCTTTGCGAGCGGACTTGACACCATCTATCCAAGCCAAAATAAAGCGGCGATAAATGAAATTTACACCAAAGCCTTGGCTCTTAGTGAGTATGACGAAGGCGAGCCACCACTTGCTTATAGATTTTTGGAGCGAAACCGCATAGTTGTGGGGCTTTGTGAAGCTCTAGTCGTCGCGCAAGCTGATCTTAAAAGTGGCTCTATGCAAAGTGCAAGGCTTGCAAATGAGCTTAAAATTCCAGTTTATGTACTGCCACAGCGCATGGGTGAAAGCGATGGGACAAATTTTTTGCTTGCAAATAAAAAAGCCGAGCTTATTGATGACTATCATAAATTTGCTTCACTTTTTGGCGAGATAAAAGAGCAAGAAAAGACTAGTGACGAGATTTTAGAATTTTGTGAAAATGGCGTAAGTCTTGATGAAGTTTTGGCAAAATTTGGCGATATCATCTATGAGTACGAGCTTGAAGGGTTG